The following proteins are encoded in a genomic region of Streptococcus sp. 29892:
- a CDS encoding RNA-binding S4 domain-containing protein has translation MKFKLFDDYITLQALLKTTGILHSGGAIKGFLEENTILFNEEDEKRRGKKIRIGDIITLPDHNISITIIAPSTEEIQQYQEEQAEKERVAAIVKKLNQENKKNKKQVKTPKKVTKNTERKPVRFPGM, from the coding sequence ATGAAATTTAAATTATTTGATGACTACATCACATTACAAGCATTACTAAAAACAACTGGTATTCTACACTCAGGAGGGGCCATTAAAGGTTTCCTTGAAGAAAATACCATCCTTTTTAACGAAGAAGACGAAAAAAGACGAGGTAAAAAAATCCGCATCGGTGATATTATCACGCTACCTGACCACAACATTAGTATCACAATCATTGCACCTAGTACAGAAGAAATACAGCAATACCAAGAAGAACAAGCTGAAAAAGAACGTGTGGCTGCAATCGTTAAAAAGTTAAATCAAGAAAATAAAAAGAATAAGAAACAGGTAAAAACTCCTAAAAAAGTAACTAAAAATACTGAAAGAAAACCTGTTCGTTTCCCTGGTATGTAA
- the recF gene encoding DNA replication/repair protein RecF (All proteins in this family for which functions are known are DNA-binding proteins that assist the filamentation of RecA onto DNA for the initiation of recombination or recombinational repair.) — protein sequence MWLETLALRHFRNYRQQDIEFNKGLNVFLGENAQGKTNILEAIYFLALTRSHRTRTDKDLLQFQEKELTISGLLHRKNGKVPLDIQLTEKGRITKVNHLKQAKLSNYIGHMNVVLFAPEDLQLIKGAPALRRKFIDVELGQIKPLYLADLSNYNHVLKQRNTYLKSTDKIDENFLSVLDQQLAEYGSRVIQHRIDFLGKLEEFGNRKVQDISDKKEELTIEYQSSINFTNTDNLIDIFLTELEKSRKRDLFKKNTGVGPHRDDVAFFINGMNAHYGSQGQHRSLVLSLKLAEIELMKEITREYPILLLDDVMSELDNNRQIKLLETITDTIQTFITTTSLDHLHKLPDSLKIFHIQSGTIVESK from the coding sequence ATGTGGCTTGAAACATTAGCATTACGGCACTTTCGCAATTACAGGCAACAAGATATCGAGTTCAACAAGGGGCTTAATGTCTTTTTGGGTGAGAATGCTCAAGGTAAAACCAATATTTTAGAAGCTATCTATTTTTTAGCCTTGACACGCAGCCACCGTACCCGAACAGACAAGGATTTACTACAATTTCAAGAAAAGGAATTGACCATATCCGGTTTACTCCATCGGAAAAATGGTAAAGTTCCACTTGACATACAGTTGACAGAAAAGGGACGGATAACCAAGGTCAACCACCTTAAACAAGCCAAGCTTTCCAACTATATTGGCCACATGAATGTTGTTCTCTTCGCCCCTGAAGATTTACAGCTGATTAAAGGTGCCCCTGCTTTGAGAAGAAAGTTCATTGATGTCGAATTGGGTCAAATCAAGCCCCTCTATCTTGCTGACCTATCGAATTATAACCACGTTTTAAAACAAAGAAATACTTACCTCAAATCTACAGATAAGATTGATGAGAACTTCCTATCCGTGTTAGATCAGCAACTTGCTGAATATGGTAGTCGTGTTATCCAACATCGTATTGACTTTCTAGGGAAATTAGAGGAATTCGGAAATAGAAAAGTTCAAGATATTTCAGATAAGAAAGAGGAACTAACTATCGAATATCAATCCTCTATAAACTTTACAAACACTGACAACTTGATTGACATATTCTTGACAGAACTAGAAAAGTCTCGTAAACGTGATTTGTTTAAGAAAAATACAGGAGTTGGCCCACACCGAGATGATGTAGCTTTCTTTATAAATGGTATGAATGCCCATTATGGTAGCCAGGGACAACATCGTAGTCTTGTTTTGTCGCTCAAACTTGCTGAAATCGAACTGATGAAGGAAATCACTAGAGAATACCCAATTCTACTTTTAGACGATGTTATGAGTGAGCTAGATAACAATCGACAAATCAAACTACTAGAAACCATTACAGATACTATTCAAACCTTTATCACTACAACATCTTTGGACCATTTACACAAGCTACCAGATAGTTTAAAAATCTTTCATATCCAGTCTGGCACTATCGTTGAAAGCAAGTAA
- the guaB gene encoding IMP dehydrogenase, with amino-acid sequence MSNWDTKFLKKGFTFDDVLLIPAESHVLPHDIDLKTQLAPNLTLNLPIISAAMDTVTDSKMAIAMARAGGLGVIHKNMSITEQAEEVRKVKRSENGVIIDPFFLTPEHTIAEAEKLMGTYRISGVPIVETMENRKLVGIITNRDMRFISDYSQPISTNMTSDGLVTAPVGTDLATAEAILHKHRIEKLPLIDENGRLSGLITIKDIEKVIEFPNAAKDEFGRLLVAGAVGVTSDTFERAEALFEAGADAIVIDTAHGHSAGVLRKIKEIREHFPTRTLIAGNIATAEGARALYEAGVDVVKVGIGPGSICTTRVIAGVGVPQVTAIYDAAGVAREYGKTIIADGGIKYSGDIVKALAAGGHAVMLGSMFAGTDEAPGETEIFQGRKFKTYRGMGSIAAMKQGSKDRYFQASVNEANKLVPEGIEGRVAYKGSVADMIFQMVGGLRSGMGYVGAGNLTELHENAQFIEMSGAGLKESHPHDVQITNEAPNYSVQ; translated from the coding sequence ATGTCAAACTGGGACACTAAATTTTTGAAAAAAGGCTTTACCTTTGATGATGTATTACTCATTCCGGCTGAAAGTCATGTATTGCCACATGATATTGATTTAAAAACACAATTAGCACCTAACTTGACTTTAAATCTTCCGATTATTTCTGCGGCTATGGATACCGTAACGGATAGCAAAATGGCCATTGCTATGGCGCGTGCAGGTGGTTTGGGAGTTATCCATAAGAATATGTCTATTACAGAGCAGGCTGAAGAAGTTCGTAAGGTAAAACGTTCTGAAAATGGTGTCATTATTGATCCATTTTTCTTAACTCCAGAGCATACCATTGCTGAAGCTGAGAAACTCATGGGGACCTACCGTATCTCTGGTGTGCCAATCGTAGAAACGATGGAAAACCGTAAGTTAGTTGGGATTATCACCAACCGCGATATGCGCTTTATCTCAGACTACTCACAACCAATTTCTACCAATATGACCAGTGACGGCTTGGTAACAGCGCCAGTTGGAACAGATCTTGCGACTGCTGAAGCTATTCTTCACAAACACCGTATTGAAAAATTGCCACTGATTGATGAAAATGGTCGTTTGTCAGGTTTGATTACCATCAAAGATATTGAAAAAGTGATTGAGTTCCCAAATGCTGCCAAGGACGAATTTGGTCGTCTTTTGGTTGCAGGTGCTGTGGGCGTTACTTCTGATACCTTTGAACGTGCTGAAGCTCTCTTTGAAGCAGGTGCAGATGCGATTGTCATCGATACAGCTCATGGTCATTCAGCTGGTGTTTTGCGTAAGATCAAAGAAATCCGCGAACACTTCCCAACTCGTACCTTGATTGCCGGCAACATTGCCACAGCTGAAGGTGCACGTGCCCTTTATGAAGCAGGGGTTGATGTCGTTAAAGTTGGTATTGGTCCAGGTTCCATCTGTACAACACGTGTCATCGCAGGTGTAGGGGTTCCTCAAGTGACAGCTATTTACGATGCGGCAGGTGTTGCTCGTGAATATGGTAAAACCATCATTGCTGATGGTGGTATCAAGTATTCAGGTGACATTGTCAAGGCTCTTGCAGCTGGTGGTCATGCTGTCATGCTTGGCTCTATGTTCGCTGGAACGGATGAGGCACCCGGTGAAACAGAAATCTTCCAAGGTCGTAAGTTCAAGACCTATCGTGGTATGGGCTCTATTGCAGCCATGAAACAAGGTTCAAAAGACCGTTATTTCCAAGCATCTGTCAATGAAGCTAACAAGTTGGTTCCAGAAGGAATTGAAGGTCGTGTAGCCTATAAAGGTTCTGTTGCAGATATGATTTTCCAAATGGTTGGCGGACTTCGCTCAGGTATGGGCTATGTAGGTGCCGGTAATTTGACTGAGTTACATGAAAATGCTCAATTTATCGAAATGTCGGGTGCTGGTTTGAAAGAAAGCCATCCACACGATGTTCAAATCACAAATGAAGCTCCAAACTATTCAGTACAATAA
- the trpS gene encoding tryptophan--tRNA ligase — protein sequence MTKPIILTGDRPTGKLHIGHYVGSLKNRVLLQNAGQHELFVFLADQQALTDHAKDPQKIVESVGNVALDYLAAGLDPAKTTIFIQSQIPELAELTMYYMNLVSVARLERNPTVKTEIAQKGFGEGIPAGFLVYPVSQAADITAFKANFVPVGNDQKPMIEQTREIVRSFNHAYQTDILVEPEGIYPENEAAGRLPGLDGNAKMSKSLGNGIYLADDMDTLKKKVMSMYTDPNHIRVEDPGQIEGNMVFHYLDVFGREEDKAEIEAMKEHYQRGGLGDVKTKRYLLDILERELGPIRERRLEFAQDMGQVYAMLEEGSRKARQVAATTLDQVKDAMGINYFK from the coding sequence ATGACCAAACCAATTATTTTGACAGGAGATCGTCCAACAGGTAAACTCCATATCGGCCACTATGTAGGCTCTTTGAAAAATCGTGTTCTACTGCAAAATGCTGGACAGCACGAGCTTTTTGTATTTTTAGCTGACCAGCAAGCGTTGACAGATCATGCCAAAGACCCGCAGAAAATTGTAGAGTCCGTTGGAAATGTGGCCCTTGATTACCTAGCGGCAGGTCTAGATCCAGCTAAGACAACTATTTTCATTCAAAGTCAAATTCCTGAATTAGCAGAATTGACAATGTACTACATGAACTTGGTATCTGTTGCTCGTTTAGAACGCAATCCGACTGTTAAAACCGAGATTGCTCAGAAGGGATTTGGCGAAGGAATTCCAGCAGGTTTCTTGGTTTATCCAGTTTCACAAGCTGCGGATATCACAGCCTTCAAGGCAAACTTTGTCCCTGTTGGAAATGACCAGAAACCCATGATTGAGCAGACCCGCGAAATCGTTCGTAGTTTCAACCATGCTTACCAAACCGATATTTTAGTGGAACCGGAAGGGATTTATCCTGAAAATGAGGCAGCAGGTCGCTTGCCAGGTTTGGATGGAAATGCTAAGATGTCTAAGTCGCTTGGAAATGGGATTTACTTGGCAGATGACATGGATACACTTAAAAAGAAAGTCATGTCCATGTACACAGACCCAAACCATATCCGTGTAGAAGATCCAGGTCAGATTGAAGGAAACATGGTTTTCCATTATCTTGATGTTTTCGGACGTGAAGAAGACAAGGCTGAGATTGAGGCTATGAAGGAACACTACCAGCGTGGTGGCTTGGGTGATGTCAAGACCAAACGCTATCTTTTGGACATTTTGGAACGGGAGCTAGGTCCAATCCGTGAGCGTCGCTTGGAGTTTGCACAAGATATGGGTCAAGTGTATGCTATGTTGGAAGAAGGAAGTCGCAAGGCTCGTCAGGTCGCAGCAACAACTCTGGATCAAGTCAAGGATGCTATGGGAATTAACTATTTTAAATAA